A region from the Kribbella shirazensis genome encodes:
- a CDS encoding NAD(P)-dependent oxidoreductase translates to MSSQEAVTVIGLGAMGSTMASTFVAAGHPTTVWNRTPGKAAGLGATEAATAAEAVAASELVVISQVDYAAMFESLADADLNGRVLVNLSSDSPEKLREASRWVAERGGTLVTAGIMVPPPGIGKPGAYIFFAGPEEAVTAHKPALEALGRVDHMGTDPGLAMLYYQAMLNIFWTTLISYFYSASLVGSAERLQPYAATMLSDLTEDGPMGFLRISTAAIEAGEHPGAENNLHMQAVGAEHVVQAFAESGLDVTVPGAVAELFARADEAGYGADGLTALVEMVRKPR, encoded by the coding sequence ATGAGTTCACAAGAAGCAGTGACAGTGATCGGGCTCGGCGCGATGGGCTCGACGATGGCCTCGACGTTCGTCGCGGCCGGCCATCCGACCACCGTCTGGAACCGGACCCCCGGCAAGGCGGCCGGGCTGGGGGCGACCGAGGCGGCCACCGCGGCCGAGGCCGTGGCGGCCAGTGAGTTGGTGGTCATCAGTCAGGTCGACTACGCCGCGATGTTCGAGTCGCTCGCCGACGCGGACCTGAACGGGCGGGTCCTGGTCAACCTGAGCTCGGACAGCCCCGAGAAGTTGCGTGAAGCGAGCCGCTGGGTCGCCGAGCGCGGTGGAACGCTGGTGACCGCGGGCATCATGGTGCCGCCGCCGGGGATCGGGAAGCCGGGGGCGTACATCTTCTTCGCAGGTCCCGAGGAGGCAGTGACGGCGCACAAGCCGGCACTGGAGGCGCTGGGCCGCGTCGACCACATGGGCACCGACCCCGGTCTGGCGATGCTCTACTACCAGGCCATGCTGAACATCTTCTGGACCACGTTGATCAGCTACTTCTACTCCGCGTCGCTGGTCGGGAGTGCGGAGCGCCTGCAGCCGTACGCCGCGACGATGCTCAGCGACCTGACCGAGGACGGGCCGATGGGCTTCCTCCGCATCTCCACGGCGGCCATCGAAGCCGGCGAGCACCCCGGCGCCGAGAACAACCTGCACATGCAGGCCGTCGGCGCGGAGCACGTGGTCCAGGCGTTCGCCGAGTCCGGCCTCGACGTCACGGTGCCGGGGGCGGTGGCTGAGCTGTTCGCCCGAGCCGACGAGGCGGGGTACGGCGCCGACGGCCTGACCGCTCTGGTCGAGATGGTCCGGAAGCCGCGCTAG